In Bombus pyrosoma isolate SC7728 linkage group LG18, ASM1482585v1, whole genome shotgun sequence, a single genomic region encodes these proteins:
- the LOC122577237 gene encoding mediator of RNA polymerase II transcription subunit 7, which translates to MAAPEAIQVSSLPLPPVQYINLYTDENVRRGRAPRPPPPIHDTYSMFGNVFNADDTIIRPLEAQGIKRLYPQHFDRRRELKKLNHSLLVNFLDLIDLLVQCPDSPRRAEKVEDLSLLFIHIHHLLNEFRPHQARETLRVMMELQRRQRIETALRFQKHLEKVQEILQHALQMLPDTSELDSKLAINTDAMESVDNLGSEQQTPDPCSPSDRIMCKTIDDMISTNGLY; encoded by the exons ATGGCAGCACCAGAAGCGATACAAGTTAGTTCGCTACCCCTACCTCCAGtgcaatatattaatttgtacacAGACGAAAATGTTCGTCGAGGCAGAGCACCACGACCACCACCACCGATACACGATACTTATTCGATGTTTGGAAATGTATTTAACGCAGACGATACAATCATTAGACCACTCGAAGCTCAAGGAATTAAAAGGTTATATCCTCAGCATTTCGATCGGCGACGAGagttgaaaaaattgaatcatTCATTGCTTGTTAACTTCTTGGATTTGATAGATCTGCTCGTACAATGTCCTGACAGCCCACGACGTGCTGAAAAG gTGGAAGATCTCAGTTTACTATTTATTCACATTCATCACTTGTTAAATGAATTCAGACCACATCAAGCAAGGGAAACGCTAAGAGTAATGATGGAATTGCAACGCAGACAACGTATAGAAACAGCACTTAGGTTTCAGAAACATTTAGAAAAA GttcaagaaattttacaacatGCATTGCAAATGTTACCAGATACTTCAGAATTAGATTCTAAATTAGCAATAAATACAGATGCTATGGAATCTGTTGATAATTTAGGTTCTGAACAACAAACTCCAGATCCATGTAGTCCAAGTGATCGCATTATGTGCAAGACAATAGATGATATGATTTCAACAAATGGATtgtattaa
- the LOC122577233 gene encoding apoptosis inhibitor 5, producing the protein MWKFDNKFIMSMDSIEKLYKNFGILADAKDKLAEHEKEYLEILTAVKGSPKEKRLASQFIARFFKYFPKLADQAIDAHLDLCEDEDMAIRKQAIKDLPALCKDNKEHTARIADILAQLLQAQDPSELAVVHNSVMSLMKTDPRGTISGFFSQIINGDDGTRERCIKFLATKLKAIGHDIITKEPEDLLISECKKVLQDVTADEFHSIMEVLAWTRLGSTISGQQELVDITVEQAELSEPFKHTNVEQWNRLVQCIKHALPFFSSQIDSSRFVSYICVQVLPHLSLITSPNGRDVQLELLKLLAELAVFCGTIDKPEEKVQQLYNTLITYMPLPPVTEITEVPKLQFSHVECLMYTFHKLCKQTPEFLMKDPEQLKEFRLRLQYFARGIQGYIKKLREAISGKSEEELKSEENQLKVVALKTTNNINSLIKDLFHSPPSFKSIIHLSWKTTANDKKNEKHSSAQKRHTPITFGNDSNSNKRSKEDKSKRELYTPPSGKYSSNISSNYGRGRFRGNRSGGRGGYRPRGRGTWRKNFY; encoded by the exons ATGTGGAAATTCGATAATAAGTTTATCATGAGTATGGACAGTAtcgaaaaattgtacaaaaattttggCATTTTGGCTGATGCCAAAGATAAATTGGCTGAG CATGAGAAAGAGTATTTAGAAATTCTAACAGCAGTGAAAGGATCaccgaaagaaaaacgattaGCATCGCAATTCATTGCAaggttttttaaatattttccaaaattagCTGATCAGGCTATAGATGCTCATTTGGATCTATGTGAAGATGAAGATATGGCT aTAAGAAAACAAGCAATTAAAGATTTACCTGCATTATGTAAGGATAATAAAGAACATACAGCTAGAATTGCAGATATTTTAGCTCAATTACTTCAAGCTCAAGATCCATCTGAATTAGCTGTTGTTCATAATAGTGTTATGTCCCTTATGAAAACTGATCCAAGAG GAACAATAAGTGGATTTTTTAGTCAAATCATCAATGGGGATGATGGAACACGGGAACGTTGCATTAAGTTTCTAGcaacaaaattaaaagcaatagGTCATGACATTATTACTAAAGAACCAGAAGATCTTTTAATTTCGGAATGCAAGAAAGTGTTACAG GATGTTACTGCTGATGAATTTCATAGCATTATGGAAGTACTTGCATGGACTAGATTAGGTTCAACAATTAGTGGACAACAAGAATTAGTAGATATTACAGTTGAACAAGCTGAATTGTCTGAACCATTCAAGCATACTAATGTTGAACAATGGAACAGACTTGTACAATGTATTAAACATGCACTTCCATTCTTTAGT TCTCAAATAGATTCATCACGATTCGTTTCTTATATTTGTGTACAAGTTTTACCACACCTTTCTTTAATTACTTCACCCAATGGAAGAGATGTACAATTGGAATTATTAAAGCTTCTTGCTGAATTAGCTGTATTTTGTGGAACAATTGATAAACCAGAAGAAAAAGTACAGCAACTTTATAATACTCTTATT acatATATGCCACTACCTCCAGTCACAGAAATAACTGAAGTACCAAAATTACAATTCAGTCATGTTGAGTGCCTTATGTATACTTTTCATAAACTGTGTAAACAAACTCcggaatttttaatgaaagatcCAGAACAGCTTAAGGAATTTAGATTAAGATTACAGTATTTTGCACGTGGCATTCAaggttatataaaaaaattacggGAGGCAATTAGCGGCAAATCGGAAGAAGAGTTGAAGTCAGaggaaaatcaattaaaagttGTTGCTTTAAAAAcgacaaataatattaatagtttaatcAAAGATCTGTTTCATTCGCCACCTagttttaaaagtattatacaTCTTTCATGGAAAACAACAGCTAATGATAAGAAG AATGAAAAGCATTCGTCTGCTCAAAAAAGACATACGCCCATTACATTTGGAAATGACAGTAATTCAAATAAACGAAgtaaagaagataaaagtaaaagagaatTGTATACTCCACCTAGTGGAAAATACAGTTCAAACATATCATCAAATTATG GTCGAGGTAGATTTAGAGGAAATAGGTCAGGTGGTCGAGGTGGTTATAGACCAAGAGGTCGTGGAACATggagaaaaaatttttattaa
- the LOC122577236 gene encoding electron transfer flavoprotein subunit alpha, mitochondrial, whose product MFATCFRTFRTGNKYGLLARYESTLVIAEHNNESLAPITCNTLSAAKKIGGDITVLVAGTKCDAVAQSVSKANGVSKVLVAENDAFKGFLPEALTPLILATQNEHKFTHILTGATAFGKALLPRVAAKLDVSPISDIIGIKAADTFIRTIYAGNAIQTLKCKDNIKIVSVRGTAFEAIPLEGGSAKCEPALTGDYKSQLAEFIKQELSKSDRPELTSAKIVVSGGRGMKSGDNFKLLYSLADKLNAAVGASRAAVDAGYVPNDLQVGQTGKIVAPNLYIAVGISGAIQHLAGMKDSKTIVAINKDPEAPIFQVADYGLVADLFKAVPELTEKL is encoded by the exons ATGTTCGCCACTTGTTTTAGAACGTTTCGAACTGGAAACAAA tatgGATTATTGGCACGTTATGAATCCACATTAGTTATTGCAGAACATAATAATGAATCTCTAGCCCCTATCACTTGTAATACATTAAGTGCAGCAAAAAAAATTGGTGGTGATATAACAGTCTTAGTTGCTGGTACCAAATGTGATGCAGTTGCACAAAGTGTCAGTAAAGCTAATGGTGTATCCAAAGTTTTGGTGGCAGAGAACGACGCTTTTAAAGGATTTCTTCCAGAAGCACTAACGCCTCTTATCCTTGCTACTCAAAATGAGCATAAATTTACCCATATTTTAACTGGTGCTACTGCATTTGGTAAAGCACTATTGCCAAGA gTTGCAGCTAAATTAGATGTGTCTCCAATAAGTGATATTATTGGTATTAAAGCAGCAGATACATTCATCCGTACAATTTATGCAGGAAATGCAATTCAAACTTTAAAGTGCAAAGACAATATAAAGATAGTTTCAGTGAGAGGCACTGCATTCGAAGCAATACCTCTGGAAGGAGGCAGTGCCAAGTGTGAACCTGCACTAACTGGTGACTATAAATCACAATTGGCAGAATTCATTAAACAGGAGTTGTCTAAATCTGATAGACCAGAATTGACATCTGCAAAAATTGTTGTATCTGGAGGAAGAGGAATGAAGTCTGGCGATAacttcaaattattatatagtttgGCAGATAAACTTAATGCTGCAGTTGGCGCTTCCCGTGCTGCTGTTGATGCTGGTTATGTGCCTAATGATTTGCAAGTGGGACAGACAGGAAAAATTGTTGCCCCA AATCTATATATTGCTGTTGGTATCTCTGGAGCAATTCAGCATCTAGCTGGTATGAAAGATTCAAAAACGATTGTGGCAATTAACAAAGATCCAGAAGCACCAATCTTCCAAGTAGCTGATTATGGTTTAGTTGCTGATTTATTCAAGGCTGTTCCTGAACTtacagaaaaattgtaa
- the LOC122577240 gene encoding 60S ribosomal protein L39, whose product MSAHKTFIIKRKLAKKLKQNRPIPQWVRMRTGNTIRYNAKRRHWRRTKLKL is encoded by the exons ATG TCTGCTcacaaaacatttattatcaaGCGGAAGCTTGCCAAAAAGTTAAAGCAAAACAGGCCGATTCCACAATGGGTCAGAATGCGTACTGGCAACACTATCCg gTACAACGCCAAACGGCGTCACTGGAGAAGAACTAAGTTAAAGTtgtaa
- the LOC122577238 gene encoding 39S ribosomal protein L22, mitochondrial: protein MLGIRQYVQRFISNKIFNVDNSNCLSSIQQRSYNWYKDEEEESNKGFLKYNNVIFPPQKPGEEKRPGYVCHVKKFIKYSPLNMWYIACFVRGMSVDEAIKQLSFLKKKGAAIAKEVILEAQRMAVEEHNIEFKSNLWVAESFATKALIIKGIRRHARGRVGLVHYRYCHYFVRLEEGKPPKHYYQPAPKTGEEWLEEWMEQMRTRKIYNSL from the exons ATGCTAGGTATAAGGCAATATGTACAACGATTCatatcaaacaaaatatttaatgtagaTAACTCCAACTGTTTATCTAGTATACAACAAAGATCATACAATTGGTataaagatgaagaagaagaatcaaaTAAAGGATtccttaaatataataatgttatttttcCTCCGCAAAAACCAGGTGAAGAGAAAAGACCAGGT tATGTCTGCcatgtaaaaaaattcattaaatatagtCCATTAAATATGTGGTATATTGCTTGTTTTGTAAGAGGTATGAGCGTAGATGAAGCTATTAAACAATTGAGTTTTTTGAAGAAGAAAGGTGCAGCCATAGCAAAAGAAGTTATTTTAGAGGCACAACGTATGGCTGTAGAGGAACATAATATTGAATTCAAAAGTAACTTATGGGTTG CCGAATCTTTTGCAACAAAGGCTCTGATAATAAAAGGCATACGACGTCATGCTAGAGGAAGGGTAGGACTAGTACATTACAGATATTGTCATTACTTTGTACGTTTAGAAGAAGGAAAACCACCAAAACATTATTATCAACCAGCACCTAAAACAGGCGAAGAATGGTTGGAAGAATGGATGGAACAGATGCGTACccgcaaaatatataattcattataa
- the LOC122577234 gene encoding dnaJ homolog subfamily B member 12 has translation MDSNKDEAERCMELAERYLREKRYEEAEKFVRKAQKLYPTKKAEDVLAKVTMMSKQNQQKSESEPTVRKRQTAPKENTHTQVSNDYTKEQLEHIKRIKKCKDYYEILGVSKDATDSDIKKAYKKLALQLHPDKNKAPGAAEAFKAIGNAVAILTDVEKRKQYDMYGPEEERMQSAQAHQNHSHYNYTRGFEADITAEELFSMFFGGGFPQQEFYMRRSGRWARQQEAQAQHVHSQQANGYTTFLQMLPVLLLILLTMMSSFFISDPVYSLHSNAKYSVLRTTQGLRVPYYVKENFHTEYQGSLRRLEISVEEEYLHNLRHACFREKNYRETMMWKARNFGDQELFSKARNIETPSCKRVQDLQGA, from the exons ATGGATAGCAATAAAGATGAGGCTGAGCGGTGTATGGAACTCGCAGAACGATATCTACGGGAGAAAAGATACGAAGAGGCGGAAAAATTTGTACGTAAAGCACAGAAACTTTACCCAACAAAAAAAGCAGAAG ATGTATTGGCAAAAGTGACAATGATGTCAAAACAAAATCAACAAAAGTCTGAATCTGAACCTACAGTTAGGAAACGTCAAACTGCACCTAAGGAAAATACACATACTCAAGTTTCTAATGATTATACAAAAGAACAGCTTGAACATATTAAAAG AATCAAGAAATGCAAagattattatgaaattttgggTGTAAGCAAAGATGCAACTGATAGTGATATTAAGAAGGCATATAAAAAATTGGCACTTCAATTACATCCAGACAAAAATAAAGCACCAGGTGCTGCTGAAGCATTTAAag CCATTGGAAATGCTGTCGCTATACTCACTGatgtggaaaaaagaaagcagtATGACATGTATGGCCCTGAGGAGGAAAGAATGCAAAGTGCTCAAGCTCACCAAAATCATTCACATTACAATTATACAAGGGGATTTGAAG CTGATATAACAGCAGAAGAATTGTTCAGTATGTTCTTTGGAGGTGGGTTTCCACAGCAAGAATTTTATATGAGACGCTCTGGAAGGTGGGCAAGACAACAAGAAGCACAAGCTCAACATGTTCATTCTCAG CAAGCAAATGGATATACTACATTCCTTCAAATGTTGCCTGTgctgttattaatattgttaactATGATGAGCAGTTTCTTTATATCAGATCCTGTATATAGCTTACATTCTAACGC aaaatattctgtattGAGAACAACTCAAGGATTAAGGGTGCCCTACTATGTGAAAGAAAACTTTCATACTGAATATCAAGGCAGTTTACGTAGGCTAGAAATTTCTGTTGAAGAAGAGTACCTGCATAATTTGAGACATGCCTGTTttagagagaaaaattata GGGAAACGATGATGTGGAAAGCAAGAAACTTTGGAGAtcaagaattattttccaaagctagaaatatcgaaacgcCCTCATGTAAGAGGGTACAAGATTTGCAAGGCGCATAG